In Mustela lutreola isolate mMusLut2 chromosome 1, mMusLut2.pri, whole genome shotgun sequence, one genomic interval encodes:
- the SLC22A12 gene encoding solute carrier family 22 member 12, producing the protein MAFSELLDQVGGLGRFQVLQMVALVVPIVWLTTQSMLENFSAAVPNHRCWVPLLDNSTAQASVPGALGPKDLLTISIPPGPNHEPHQCRRFRQPQWQLLDPNATATNWSQVATEPCVDGWVYDRSTFTSTIVAKWDLVCDSHALKPMAQSLYLSGILVGAAVCGHISDRFGRRLVLTWNYLQMAVSGTAAAFAPTFPVYCLLRFLAAFGVAGVMMNTSTLLMEWTSARARALMMTLNTLGFSFGHVLMGGVAYGVRDWALLQLAVSAPFFLCFLYSWWLAESARWLLITGRLEPGLRELRRVAAINGKREVEDALTTEVLLSTMQEELSASQAPPSLGTLICTPGLRLRTCASTLCWFAFGFTFYGLALDLQALGSNIFLLQVLIGVVDIPAKIVTLLLLNRLGRRPTQAGSLVLSGLCVLANTLVPLKMRALRSALAVLGLGSVGAAFTCASIYTGELFPTVLRMTAVGLGQMAARGGAILGPLVRLLAIHGRALPLLLYGGVPVLSGLAALLLPETQSLPLPDTIQDVQNQAVKKTSHSAPGPTVLKSTHF; encoded by the exons ATGGCTTTTTCTGAGCTCCTGGACCAAGTGGGTGGCCTGGGTAGGTTCCAGGTTCTCCAGATGGTGGCTCTGGTGGTCCCCATTGTGTGGCTGACCACTCAGAGCATGCTGGAGAACTTCTCGGCCGCCGTGCCCAACCACCGCTGCTGGGTGCCCCTCCTGGACAACAGCACTGCCCAGGCCAGTgtccctggggccctgggccccaAGGACCTCCTGACCATTTCTATCCCACCGGGACCCAACCATGAACCCCACCAGTGTCGCCGCTTCCGCCAACCACAGTGGCAGCTCCTGGACCCCAACGCCACGGCCACCAACTGGAGCCAGGTTGCCACGGAGCCGTGCGTGGACGGCTGGGTCTACGACCGCAGCACCTTCACCTCCACCATCGTGGCCAAG TGGGACCTGGTGTGTGACTCCCACGCCCTGAAGCCCATGGCCCAGTCCCTCTACCTGTCAGGAATCCTGGTGGGAGCTGCCGTGTGTGGCCACATCTCCGACAG GTTCGGGCGCAGGCTGGTGCTGACCTGGAACTACCTTCAGATGGCCGTATCGGGCACGGCCGCCGCCTTCGCACCCACCTTCCCCGTGTACTGCCTGCTCCGCTTCCTGGCGGCCTTCGGCGTGGCAGGCGTCATGATGAACACCAGCACGCTCC TGATGGAGTGGACATCGGCACGTGCCCGAGCCTTGATGATGACCCTAAACACCCTAGGCTTCAGCTTCGGCCACGTCCTGATGGGCGGCGTGGCCTACGGTGTGCGGGACTGGGCCCTGCTGCAGCTGGCGGTCTCCgcccccttcttcctctgcttcctgtACTCCTG GTGGCTGGCAGAGTCTGCCCGATGGCTTCTCATCACAGGCAGGCTGGAGCCGGGCCTGCGGGAGCTGCGGAGGGTGGCCGCCATCAACGGGAAGAGGGAGGTGGAGGATGCGCTGACCACCGAG GTCTTGCTGTCAACCATGCAGGAGGAGCTGAGTGCGAGCCAGGCCCCCCCCAGCCTGGGAACCCTGATCTGCACGCCTGGACTGCGCCTGCGGACCTGCGCCTCCACTCTGTGCTG GTTCGCCTTTGGCTTCACCTTCTACGGCCTGGCCCTGGATCTGCAGGCTCTGGGTAGCAACATCTTCCTGCTCCAGGTCCTCATCGGGGTCGTGGACATCCCGGCCAAGATAGTCACCCTGCTGCTGCTGAACCGTCTGGGCCGCCGGCCCACCCAGGCCGGGTCCCTGGTGCTGTCAGGACTCTGCGTCTTGGCCAACACGCTCGTGCCCCTCA AGATGAGGGCCCTGCGTTCAGCCCTGGCCGTGCTGGGGCTTGGGAGTGTGGGGGCTGCTTTCACGTGCGCCAGCATCTACACCGGGGAGCTCTTCCCCACCGTCCTCAG GATGACCGCGGTGGGGCTGGGCCAGATGGCAGCCCGTGGGGGAGCGATCCTGGGGCCTTTGGTCCGGCTGCTGGCCATCCACGGGCGCGCACTGCCCCTGCTGTTGTACGGCGGGGTGCCTGTGCTCAGCGGCCTGGCTGCTCTCCTGCTCCCGGAGACCCAGAGTCTGCCGCTGCCCGACACCATTCAAGATGTGCAGAACCA GGCGGTAAAGAAGACGTCGCACAGCGCTCCAGGACCCACTGTCCTGAAATCCACACACTTTTAA